The following coding sequences lie in one Mesorhizobium sp. DCY119 genomic window:
- a CDS encoding L,D-transpeptidase translates to MVGKLFVVSAFAAGFCTLSAQASVASDTRSEENSRRITVNGGDVLLAQAGDVEVYFDGNGNRVIVDSYTGQVIAIQPPRGVVGQRDRRALRQREVRRSDRYYQGDPGYGERSRRDELLGPADEGYDEYPNNGGYSRNVPREEFPPAPGRAFPDEQADPNGGYEPEPQIVRREPIERSPLNTPGVETPQTSPSISEPPAIGGATVEPPTTFTAREDVAGMQILMDRAGASPGVIDGKFGSNVDKAFEAYRQLTGTNLKSTDTAAIKEALAASGGDPFINYTITPEDAAGPFVASVPADYSQKAQLDHMSYTSVPEMLAERFHMDETYLRSLNPQANFSRPGTIVRVANIGKPATTKVQRIIADKGLKQVRAYDAEGKLVAAYPATIGSSDTPSPTGTHAVSRVALNPNYTYNPKLNFKQGDNDKILTIPPGPNGPVGSVWIALDKPTYGIHGTPDPSKIGKTESHGCVRLTNWDAQELAKLVSPGVTVEFTD, encoded by the coding sequence ATGGTCGGCAAACTCTTTGTTGTTTCGGCTTTTGCAGCAGGTTTTTGCACCCTCAGTGCGCAGGCTTCCGTAGCGTCGGATACGCGTTCGGAGGAGAATTCCCGGCGAATCACCGTGAATGGCGGCGACGTGCTGCTCGCCCAGGCCGGCGATGTCGAAGTCTATTTCGACGGCAACGGCAACAGGGTGATCGTCGATTCCTACACGGGTCAGGTGATCGCCATTCAGCCGCCCCGTGGTGTTGTCGGCCAGCGCGACAGGAGAGCCTTGCGTCAGCGCGAGGTGCGCCGTAGCGATCGCTATTATCAGGGCGATCCCGGCTATGGCGAACGCTCGCGGCGCGACGAACTGCTGGGCCCAGCTGACGAAGGCTATGACGAATATCCGAACAATGGCGGCTATTCGCGCAATGTGCCGCGCGAAGAATTCCCGCCCGCTCCGGGCCGGGCGTTTCCCGATGAGCAGGCCGATCCCAACGGCGGCTACGAGCCCGAGCCGCAGATCGTCCGGCGCGAGCCGATCGAGCGGTCTCCGCTGAACACTCCGGGAGTTGAAACACCACAGACGTCGCCATCGATCTCCGAACCACCAGCCATTGGTGGCGCAACGGTCGAACCGCCGACGACCTTCACTGCGCGCGAAGATGTCGCCGGCATGCAGATTCTGATGGATCGCGCCGGTGCGTCGCCTGGCGTCATCGACGGAAAGTTCGGCTCGAATGTCGACAAGGCGTTCGAGGCCTATCGGCAGCTGACGGGAACCAACCTGAAATCCACGGATACGGCCGCCATCAAGGAGGCGCTCGCTGCGTCCGGCGGTGATCCGTTTATCAACTACACCATCACGCCGGAAGATGCGGCCGGGCCGTTCGTGGCCTCGGTGCCTGCCGACTACAGCCAGAAGGCGCAGCTCGATCACATGAGCTACACCTCGGTTCCAGAGATGCTGGCCGAGCGGTTCCACATGGACGAAACCTATCTCAGGTCGCTCAACCCGCAGGCCAATTTCTCGCGGCCGGGTACGATTGTCCGTGTCGCCAATATAGGCAAGCCGGCCACGACAAAGGTTCAGCGCATCATAGCCGACAAGGGGCTCAAGCAGGTCCGCGCCTATGATGCCGAGGGCAAGCTTGTCGCTGCCTACCCAGCGACGATCGGCTCGTCGGATACGCCGTCGCCGACGGGTACGCATGCCGTGTCGCGCGTCGCGCTCAATCCGAACTACACCTACAACCCCAAGCTCAACTTCAAGCAGGGCGACAACGACAAGATCCTGACCATTCCACCCGGTCCTAACGGCCCGGTTGGTTCGGTGTGGATCGCGCTCGACAAGCCGACCTACGGCATCCACGGCACGCCCGACCCCTCCAAGATCGGCAAGACCGAAAGCCATGGCTGCGTGCGCCTGACGAACTGGGATGCGCAGGAACTGGCGAAACTGGTGAGCCCTGGCGTCACGGTCGAGTTCACGGATTGA
- a CDS encoding MFS transporter — protein sequence MSTPESAILNNELPPKAARTFCPPASRRFVMFSAILASSMGFIDGSVVSLAMPAIRADLGASLIDAQWISNGYMLFLSALVLLGGAAGDVFGVRNIFAGGIAVFMVTSLLCAISTDADMLIVMRALQGVGAAFMVPGSLAIIAKSFPADMRGKAIGQWAAFSSLTMALGPFLGGMVLSFGDPWMWRLIFAINVPIGVLALVMIFGKVPADRPSETRRLDIPGAVLATVGLGVIAWGLTSFGLPAEGQLVAPIIWVVIGIALFAAFILWESHTRSPMVKLELFRSRAFSGANLYTLILFFAFSAVLFFLPMTLVSAWGTKEWQVSLLFIPLSLFIALLSGSAGRLADRRGPRLPLTLGAAIVTVSYTGLALTMPLMQIWTVTLPLLLLNGLGMAILVSPLSAAVMLATPDEDTGLASGVNNAVARAAGLMAVAALGAVAGLVFAKVLGEGAPGVEFGAFSPTPLTPAIEALRVEATNRAFQAIAGISAAMCALAGIIAWVTQPAWREKRSDLPS from the coding sequence ATGAGCACGCCCGAATCAGCAATCCTGAACAACGAACTGCCGCCGAAGGCGGCCCGGACGTTCTGTCCGCCGGCGAGCCGCCGCTTCGTCATGTTCTCGGCAATACTCGCCTCCAGCATGGGCTTCATCGACGGTTCGGTCGTGTCACTGGCAATGCCGGCGATCCGCGCCGATCTTGGCGCGTCGCTGATCGACGCCCAGTGGATCAGCAACGGCTACATGCTCTTTCTCTCCGCGCTCGTGCTGCTTGGCGGTGCGGCCGGCGATGTCTTCGGTGTGCGCAACATCTTCGCCGGTGGCATAGCGGTGTTCATGGTGACGTCGCTGCTTTGCGCCATCTCGACGGATGCCGACATGCTGATCGTCATGCGCGCGTTGCAAGGCGTGGGTGCGGCCTTCATGGTTCCGGGCAGCCTTGCCATCATCGCGAAATCCTTTCCGGCTGACATGCGCGGCAAGGCGATCGGCCAATGGGCGGCTTTCTCTTCGCTGACGATGGCGCTGGGGCCGTTTCTGGGCGGCATGGTTCTGTCGTTCGGCGATCCATGGATGTGGCGGCTGATATTTGCCATCAACGTGCCGATCGGCGTTCTGGCGCTGGTCATGATCTTCGGCAAAGTGCCGGCGGATCGGCCGTCGGAGACGCGCCGCCTCGATATTCCGGGCGCAGTTCTGGCGACGGTGGGGCTAGGCGTCATTGCCTGGGGCCTGACCAGTTTCGGCCTGCCCGCCGAAGGTCAGCTTGTCGCGCCGATCATATGGGTCGTGATCGGCATTGCGCTGTTTGCCGCCTTCATTCTCTGGGAGAGCCATACCCGTTCGCCGATGGTGAAGCTGGAGCTGTTCCGCTCGCGCGCTTTTTCAGGCGCCAATCTCTATACGCTGATCCTGTTCTTTGCCTTCAGTGCCGTGCTGTTCTTCCTGCCGATGACGCTCGTTTCGGCCTGGGGCACCAAGGAATGGCAGGTCAGTCTGCTGTTCATTCCGCTGTCACTGTTCATCGCGCTGCTTTCCGGTTCCGCCGGCAGGCTTGCGGATCGGCGCGGGCCGCGCCTGCCGCTTACCCTGGGCGCCGCCATCGTGACCGTGTCCTATACCGGCCTGGCGCTCACCATGCCCTTGATGCAGATATGGACGGTAACGCTTCCCCTACTGTTGCTGAACGGTCTCGGCATGGCAATCCTGGTATCGCCGCTTTCGGCGGCCGTGATGCTGGCGACGCCTGATGAGGATACCGGGCTGGCTTCCGGTGTGAACAACGCGGTTGCACGGGCGGCGGGTTTGATGGCGGTTGCAGCACTCGGCGCCGTGGCCGGTCTGGTTTTCGCGAAAGTTCTTGGGGAGGGCGCGCCGGGCGTCGAATTCGGTGCATTTTCGCCGACGCCTTTGACGCCGGCGATAGAGGCCCTGCGCGTCGAGGCAACGAATCGGGCGTTTCAGGCAATCGCCGGGATATCAGCGGCGATGTGCGCGCTGGCGGGTATCATAGCCTGGGTCACCCAGCCGGCATGGCGTGAGAAAAGATCTGATCTGCCAAGCTAG
- a CDS encoding M23 family metallopeptidase: MHDTDQTIAELGNEPPLIADGRSGPPDRREVSARWLSGTFLTGVTSSVLMGVALFAALDGREQLATPPEIAQNTGTAQNKDGGGQDAKASRLVQLRQISRAKDKRRMEVSMSSRVGDRDVVRTVPFVQIKMALAAGYKTTRAYPAFDPLDVFAEDGAAQIAAAPAGQIYGVKVESEMSLKTVDFPMDTAAFDEKSDLSADEVEQVVRTTGAILTDGDVQVAALHYVDPERFGSSFATQTLAGSYGVRIVPENVSVSPRIGSDDSALTYAEDIIPFTADNDITEAFNDSGYTGDDAASMAEAITKILNGSTLKAGTVLRVGLEIRGDKAQVVRTSVYDRTQHLLTIALNDRKQYVTTNEPEPNPELLTAFDDSPSPVARGSLPSIYDGIYRAAYSYGMSKDMTKQLIKLLASDVDFQSRLNSSDHLEVLFSQPDSDDQMSDESQLLYVSATFGGATRNFYRFQLQDGTFDYFDGDGRSSKQFLLRNPLPNGVFRSGFGGRRHPILGYVRMHTGVDWAAPTGSPIIAAGNGTVEKAGWAGGYGKQTIIRHANGYETSYNHQSGFASGIVPGARVRQGQVIGYLGSTGLATGPHLHYELIVNGTKVDPMRVRLPVGRILNGDELVSFKRERERIDDLLKEENAGTLKVASAKESAAR, translated from the coding sequence ATGCACGACACGGATCAGACCATAGCTGAACTCGGCAACGAGCCGCCACTGATCGCCGACGGGCGCAGCGGGCCACCGGACAGGCGTGAGGTATCGGCGCGCTGGCTTTCCGGCACATTCCTGACAGGGGTCACTTCCAGCGTACTCATGGGCGTTGCCCTTTTCGCCGCGCTCGACGGGCGCGAGCAATTGGCGACACCGCCGGAAATCGCGCAGAACACCGGCACAGCGCAGAACAAGGACGGCGGCGGCCAGGACGCCAAGGCATCAAGACTGGTGCAGCTGCGCCAGATTTCGCGGGCAAAGGACAAGCGGCGCATGGAGGTTTCCATGTCCAGCCGCGTCGGCGACCGCGACGTTGTCCGCACCGTTCCTTTCGTCCAGATCAAGATGGCGCTGGCTGCCGGCTATAAGACTACGCGCGCCTATCCCGCATTCGATCCGCTCGACGTCTTTGCCGAAGATGGCGCGGCCCAGATCGCCGCCGCCCCCGCCGGCCAGATCTACGGCGTCAAGGTCGAAAGCGAGATGAGCCTGAAGACGGTCGACTTCCCGATGGATACCGCCGCCTTCGACGAGAAGAGCGACCTATCGGCCGACGAGGTCGAACAGGTGGTGCGAACGACGGGAGCGATCCTGACCGATGGGGACGTGCAGGTGGCTGCACTCCATTATGTCGACCCTGAACGCTTCGGAAGCTCGTTCGCGACGCAGACGCTCGCCGGCTCTTATGGCGTTCGCATCGTGCCGGAGAATGTTTCCGTCTCGCCGCGAATCGGCAGCGATGATTCGGCGCTGACCTATGCCGAAGACATCATCCCTTTCACGGCTGACAACGACATCACCGAAGCCTTCAACGATTCGGGCTACACGGGCGATGACGCCGCCAGCATGGCGGAGGCCATCACAAAGATACTGAACGGCTCGACGCTCAAGGCCGGCACGGTACTGCGGGTCGGGCTGGAGATACGCGGCGACAAGGCACAGGTCGTGCGCACCAGCGTCTATGACCGCACCCAGCACCTGCTGACCATCGCGCTCAACGACCGCAAGCAATATGTGACGACGAACGAACCCGAGCCCAATCCCGAGCTTTTGACGGCTTTCGACGATTCGCCGTCGCCGGTCGCGCGCGGCAGCCTGCCAAGCATCTATGACGGCATCTATCGCGCGGCCTACTCCTACGGCATGTCCAAGGACATGACCAAGCAGCTCATCAAGCTGCTCGCCTCGGATGTCGATTTCCAGTCGCGCCTCAATTCGTCCGACCACCTTGAGGTTCTGTTCTCGCAGCCCGACAGCGACGACCAGATGTCGGATGAATCGCAGCTCCTCTATGTTTCGGCAACTTTTGGCGGGGCGACGCGCAATTTCTATCGCTTCCAGCTACAGGACGGCACATTCGATTATTTCGACGGGGACGGCCGCAGCTCCAAACAATTCCTGCTGCGCAATCCGCTGCCGAACGGCGTGTTCCGTTCCGGCTTCGGCGGACGCCGCCATCCGATCCTCGGCTATGTCCGGATGCACACCGGCGTCGACTGGGCAGCACCCACCGGTTCGCCGATCATCGCCGCGGGCAACGGCACCGTCGAAAAGGCCGGATGGGCTGGCGGCTACGGCAAGCAGACGATCATCCGCCATGCCAACGGCTACGAGACATCCTACAATCACCAGAGCGGATTTGCCTCGGGCATCGTGCCGGGCGCGCGGGTCCGCCAAGGCCAGGTCATCGGCTATCTCGGATCGACGGGCCTGGCGACCGGCCCACATCTTCACTACGAGCTCATCGTCAACGGCACCAAGGTCGACCCGATGCGCGTGCGCCTTCCGGTTGGCCGCATTCTGAACGGCGACGAACTCGTTTCCTTCAAGCGCGAGCGCGAGCGGATCGACGATCTGCTCAAGGAGGAAAATGCGGGAACGCTGAAGGTGGCGAGCGCCAAGGAAAGTGCCGCCCGCTGA
- a CDS encoding MmcQ/YjbR family DNA-binding protein, whose translation MTLDDYNGFCASLPSTTHVVQWGGAHVWKVGGKVFAIGGWNDGDGLFVTFKCSEMAYDILKEQPGLRPAPYLASRGMKWIQRQTGESMDADALKDYLRESYRLIVQKLPKAARKELGL comes from the coding sequence ATGACTTTAGACGATTACAACGGCTTCTGCGCCTCGCTGCCTTCCACCACCCATGTCGTTCAATGGGGTGGGGCGCATGTGTGGAAAGTCGGCGGCAAGGTTTTTGCCATCGGCGGGTGGAATGACGGTGACGGCCTCTTCGTCACCTTCAAGTGCTCCGAAATGGCCTACGATATCCTCAAGGAGCAGCCGGGCCTGCGGCCTGCTCCCTATCTCGCCTCGCGCGGCATGAAATGGATCCAGCGGCAGACCGGCGAAAGCATGGATGCCGACGCGCTGAAGGACTATTTGCGCGAAAGCTACCGGCTCATCGTGCAGAAGCTTCCGAAGGCTGCGCGCAAGGAACTCGGATTATAG